The Molothrus ater isolate BHLD 08-10-18 breed brown headed cowbird chromosome 6, BPBGC_Mater_1.1, whole genome shotgun sequence genome segment CCGGCTACCGCAGCCGCCGCGCGCCCCGCTGCGCCTGCGCCGCGCGCCGGCCGCCGGGGGCGTGGCCTCCCTCCCTCGGCCAATGAAGAGCCGTAGAGGGGTCGGGCCGGTTCCTCATTCGCCGCCTCATGAATAATGCGCATCCGACCGCCTCACGAATAATGCATATCGGATCGCCTCACGAATAATGTGTATCGGATCCCCTCACGAATAATACATATAGGACCGCCTCATGAATAATGCATATCGGGTCGCCTCACGAATAATGCATCTCGGACCACCTCATGAATAATGCATCAGGGCCGCCCACAGGCGCCGCGCTCGTGCAGCGGTGGAACGGCCGCGCGGCCGGGAGCGATCCAGGGGCGCGCGCCGGCCGGGGCGGCACCGGTCTCCCGGCAACAGCCGCCGGCAGCGCGAGGGCGGCGCGGCGGGCACGGCCTCGCGGCGGGCACAGCTCCGCGCCGGGGCCCCGGGAGCCgcgggcagcggcagcggcagaAGGGGTCGGGTCTCTCGGGCCGTGAGCGCAGCGTGCGGCGCGCAGCTTGCCGAGGAGGGCGGCCGGCGGAGCGCCGGCCGCAGCCCCGCAGGTAACCCCGCTCGCCCCGCCGCGCCTCGGGGGATGTGGTGGAACGAGCCACAGGAAGATCGTGCCGAGCTTGGTCGGACTCCTGCGTGTCCGATGTGTGTGACAGAGTGAAGGGACACGTTATGGGAAACAGGCTGGGTACTATAACAATTCCTCTGTCATTGCAGTATATTTCTGCTGCTACCATGGTAAGGAAGGGCtcagacagaaagagaaataaaagtgtgTCTTATTTCTGCCTGCATAAACGGTTGAGACTAGAAGAGGCAGCATGGAAACTCCCTAGATGGAAGGAATGTAAAGATTTATAGAAAGCAGGAAAGTTACAAAACCTTTACTAATACTTATAACCTCTGTCTGCAGTGTCCATGCATAAACTGTTAGGACAAGATTTGTCCAGTTTTGGATAAAATTGTTTGTAATGGCTTTGCTTCTAACCTCAGGCTCTTTCTCAGGCACTGAATGGAATTTTTTCCTCCGGTGGCTCCTGTGGTGGCAGCTACTAAGTTTTCTCCTGGTTCCCAACTGAAATACCAGAAGGACAACTTTCAGCGTGGATTCATACTTGACAAAGAGGAAAGTTTAAAAGATCTCTATGCACAAAAGAACCAAAGATATTCCTACTCTATGTCTGCAGAAAGCACTCAGGACAAGCCCAGGCATGGAGGCTTTCAGTCAGGTGGACTAGAGAGCAAGTATCTCATCAACCAGACCTGTACTCTGTCAGCTAAATCCTTAGGCAGAAATAAAGAAGGAGTGGACCGTGCATATCCCCTGCAACCAATTTCTCACCACAAGAGTGCAAGCGATCCACTGCTCAGCACTGGAAGTTCCCCCCACGTGCAGGAAGCTCCAAATAGTAAATCAAGCTCAATAAGCAAAAAGATGGTTCCAGCTGGGAGATCTCAGTTAgctgcagtgctctgccctTGGACACGAGAGCCTGAACCATCAGCTCTCTATCGCTACAGGAGAGAGCTGGCCTACATCCTAAAGCTGGAGGAAGATAGAAGGGACCTAGAAGAGgcaattcaaaagaaaaaggccCTTCTTGGAGAGAAGCTAAAGAGGACAGAGGAGACACTTAGGAGGATTCAAAGAGAGAAGGAGCTTATCAAGGtagaggagagaagagaaagtgaAGTGGAGAGGACCCATGAGCAAAAGGCCACGAGGCACCCTGAAGAGAAAActttcagagctgcagacaTGCCAGGTGTTGGGATCTTCAGCGGGACACAGTCTGCAGAGGACTCCATCCCCAAGTCTGGCACTGCTCCCCACCCCCAAGAGCTGGCTGTGGGGAACCTCAAGGAGTGGCTGGGGGctgcaaaacacaacaaaacaaacaacagcaaaatacaAGACAACATCCCCATGGAGCATTTAGCTTCTTGTTCAAAACTGGTCCCCAAACAGAGCCCTTCTGTCTCTGCCCTCTCAGACCAAGATTCTGACGACCACCCATCTGCAGAGATGCTTCACATGCAGGCTGCCAGTGCTGTGGAGCAAGAGGGCTTTGGACAGTGCAGCTTCTGCAAACGTAAGTTTCTCTGCACAAGGCTTGAGAAACACATGAGTATCTGTGGCAAGAACCAAGACTCCAAGAGGAAAGTGTTTGACTCTAGCAAGGCCAGAGCTAGGGGAACAGAACTGGAACAGTatcagcagcagaagagctCAAGGAGTCCTCAGGTAAAGTGCAGTCCCTTTGCCTCCCTGGATCCACATCTACTGTTCCCACTCCTTCCACTTCAACCTCTGACTGAGGTGCAAGCACCCTCCCATGTGCATGGGGCCAAGGGATACAATGCAGCTATTGTCTCTGAAAGGTTCTTGCCAAATGGATAAATAGATCCATTTAAAATCTCATAGGTGGAGGCAGGACTCCTGACTTGGCTTTATAACATGTTAAGGGTGTACTACTGGAGAAGGCTCACTTCCTTGCTGTAGTTAGGATGCAGAGTGGTTCTGCTGCAGTAAAGCTCAGTgacaccaggggctgcagggagctgacTGAAAATCCAGATAATAGCACAGTCTGTTAATGAAGGCAGTGGAAACAGGCAGCTCTGTTCCTGCAAAGGAGATGTAGCAACCCTCTTTAGTTCCTTGGCCCTACTGCTTGCTTTTCTGGTTATCCTGAAGCTCTTTCTATATACTGATGTTTCCATCAGTATTTCCTTTACATCCTCCTTTGTGCTGGTCTTTCTGACTCCCTCTCAGGCTGGGTTTTATGTCAACAGGGAATGCACAGGACAGGCGACATGGGTTGGGCTCTGAGTGTAAGTTTGAGGATGGAGGCTGATGGTGGTCCCA includes the following:
- the ZC2HC1C gene encoding zinc finger C2HC domain-containing protein 1C encodes the protein MEFFPPVAPVVAATKFSPGSQLKYQKDNFQRGFILDKEESLKDLYAQKNQRYSYSMSAESTQDKPRHGGFQSGGLESKYLINQTCTLSAKSLGRNKEGVDRAYPLQPISHHKSASDPLLSTGSSPHVQEAPNSKSSSISKKMVPAGRSQLAAVLCPWTREPEPSALYRYRRELAYILKLEEDRRDLEEAIQKKKALLGEKLKRTEETLRRIQREKELIKVEERRESEVERTHEQKATRHPEEKTFRAADMPGVGIFSGTQSAEDSIPKSGTAPHPQELAVGNLKEWLGAAKHNKTNNSKIQDNIPMEHLASCSKLVPKQSPSVSALSDQDSDDHPSAEMLHMQAASAVEQEGFGQCSFCKRKFLCTRLEKHMSICGKNQDSKRKVFDSSKARARGTELEQYQQQKSSRSPQSKTPPRKNNWKQKHEALIHIMSQACQVEQTLAKGRKVSGLPPLPPIDNPDYVACTYCGRKFAPRVAERHIPKCENIRNRPPPPPQRRR